In Trifolium pratense cultivar HEN17-A07 linkage group LG7, ARS_RC_1.1, whole genome shotgun sequence, a genomic segment contains:
- the LOC123896306 gene encoding nuclear transcription factor Y subunit C-2-like, whose protein sequence is MDQKNQEQPREQENHAPTGTQVNGENQNHSNQIMQLPHPLIHSAGASTFSSYLSRDPFQHFPHKYFNQQNLQTKLATFWAIQNDEIRETMDFKTHRIPLLRIKKIMKADEQVNKISADAPILFAKACEMFIMELTIRSWANADFNRRRTLHKGDIASAISNTDVFDFLVDIVPKEDTMEHDIFKDIPRSECVPLRNVNVPYYVPVSLQPQYVPMQPQYAAGPSYSYGPQGMLMGGHVLNQPYYNMQQLPQPFANQRFAIQKQENDESNDLRGSEN, encoded by the coding sequence ATGGATCAAAAGAATCAAGAGCAGCCAAGGGAACAAGAGAATCATGCTCCAACAGGAACACAAGTAAATGGAGAAAACCAAAATCATTCAAACCAGATAATGCAACTACCTCACCCTCTGATTCACAGTGCAGGGGCTTCTACATTTTCATCTTATCTGAGCAGAGATCCATTCCAACATTTTCCTCACAAATATTTTAACCAACAAAACTTGCAGACGAAACTCGCCACTTTCTGGGCGATACAAAACGATGAAATTCGCGAGACCATGGACTTCAAAACTCATCGGATTCCTTTATTACGGATAAAAAAGATAATGAAAGCTGATGAGCAAGTCAATAAGATATCGGCTGACGCGCCTATTCTGTTTGCTAAGGCATGTGAGATGTTTATTATGGAGCTAACAATAAGGTCTTGGGCTAATGCAGATTTTAACAGAAGAAGAACACTTCATAAGGGTGACATTGCATCTGCAATATCAAATACTGATGTATTTGATTTCTTAGTTGATATTGTTCCAAAGGAAGACACAATGGAACATGACATATTTAAGGATATACCAAGAAGTGAGTGTGTTCCATTAAGGAATGTTAATGTTCCTTATTATGTGCCAGTTTCTCTGCAACCTCAGTATGTTCCCATGCAACCTCAGTATGCTGCAGGTCCATCCTATTCCTATGGTCCTCAAGGAATGCTTATGGGAGGACATGTTCTCAATCAACCTTATTACAACATGCAGCAGCTACCTCAACCTTTTGCAAATCAAAGGTTTGCAATTCAAAAACAGGAAAATGATGAGTCTAATGATTTGCGTGGTTCAGAGAATTAA
- the LOC123897734 gene encoding starch synthase 3, chloroplastic/amyloplastic: MEMSLSLQFSCKTFFPNRGGCFNLTPFSGLTPSSWGKASRGLSCVNASADFSRKRQHKKGKSKRSGPKGFVPNSSIGSSSKKNARVKKGEQTLDINVDDDKDGEVEFPLEEKRVVLDNKTNEIAREFGELSLRDETLDVVESNRGEEIENIATVDEVVDDVKLHEEGTSYIGDDENVKDSEVTSAATDDRINEEASHMLKLKLEENLRKQEIERIADESFLRGTQMFVYPPVVKPDQEIDVFLNKTLSTLRDEEDILILGAFNDWRWKSFTVRLNKADLKDNWWSCRLYVPIEAYKLDFVFFNGQSVYDNNDQKDFCIPVNGGMDVLAFEEFLLEEKRKELEKLAKEEAERERIAEEQRRIEADKAAKEEDRLHARLEVERRQEAVLQLMKNAVKSNDDVWYIEPSEFKGNDLVRLYYNGSSGPLEHANEIWIHGGHNNWKDGLSIVERLVKSALKGGGAWWYAEVVVPDQALVLDWVFADGPPQNAVVYDNNHMQDFHAIVPMATPDAQYWVEEEELIYQKLQEERRLREEAIHAKAEKTALMKAETKEKTLKSFLLSQKHIVFTEPLDVQAGSTVTVFYNPSNTNLNGKPEVWFRGSFNRWSHRNGPLPPQRMLPAENGTHVKVSVKVPLDAYMMDFVFSESEHGGVFDNKFGMDYHIPVFGSIVKEPPLHIIHIAVEMAPIAKVGGLGDVVTSLSRAIQDLNHNVDIILPKYDCMNLSNVKDFQYHKNYFWGGTEIKVWHGKVEGLSVYFLEPQNGFFSVGCVYGRANDAERFGFFCHAALEFLLQNGFNPDIIHCHDWSSAPVAWLFKEQYTHYGLSKARAVFTIHNLEFGAALIARAMAFADKATTVSPTYSREVAGNHAIAPYLYKFHGIINGVDPDIWDPYNDNFIPVPYTSENVVEGKRASKEALQQRLGLKTADLPLVGVITRLTHQKGIHLIKHAIWRTLERGGQVVLLGSAPDPRIQNDFVQLANQLHSSHYCDRARLCLSYDEPLSHLIYAGADFILVPSIFEPCGLTQLTAMRYGSIPIVRKTGGLYDTVFDVDHDRDRAQAQGLEPNGFSFDGADAGGVDYALNRAISAWYDGREWFNTLCKTVMEQDWSWNRPALDYLELYHAARKLE, from the exons ATGGAGATGTCTTTGTCTTTGCAGTTTAGCTGCAAAACCTTCTTCCCTAATAGAGGCGGTTGTTTCAATCTCACTCCATTTTCTGGTTTAACACCT TCTTCATGGGGCAAAGCAAGTAGGGGACTTTCTTGTGTTAATGCTAGtgcag ATTTTTCTAGGAAAAGACAACATAAGAAGGGTAAGTCAAAGAGGTCTGGTCCAAAGGGTTTTGTCCCAAATTCATCTATTGGATCAagtagtaagaaaaatgctagaGTGAAGAAAGGAGAACAAACACTTGATAttaatgttgatgatgataaagATGGGGAAGTTGAATTTCCCCTTGAAGAAAAGCGTGTGGTTTTGGATAATAAAACTAATGAAATTGCTCGGGAGTTTGGCGAATTGTCCTTGCGAGATGAGACATTGGATGTTGTTGAGAGTAATCGAGGCGAGGAAATTGAAAATATTGCTACTGTTGATGaggttgttgatgatgttaagTTACATGAGGAGGGAACTTCTTACATtggagatgatgaaaatgttaaAGATTCAGAGGTAACAAGTGCTGCTACCGACGATAGAATAAACGAAGAAGCATCTCAcatgttgaagttgaagttgGAAGAAAATTTGCGAAAGCAGGAAATAGAGAGGATTGCGGACGAAAGCTTTTTGCGAGGGACACAGATGTTTGTATATCCTCCTGTGGTTAAACCTGATCAAGAGATAGATGTGTTTCTTAATAAGACCCTTTCAACACTAAGAGATGAAGAAGACATTCTGATCTTAGGGGCATTTAATGATTGGAGGTGGAAATCGTTTACTGTCAGATTGAATAAAGCAGATCTCAAGGATAATTGGTGGAGTTGCCGATTGTATGTGCCAATAGAAGCCTACAAATTAGACTTTGTGTTCTTCAATGGACAAAGTGTTTATGACAATAATGACCAGAAAGATTTCTGTATACCAGTTAATGGCGGAATGGATGTATTGGCATTCGAAGAATTTTTGCTTGAGGAGAAACGTAAAGAATTAGAAAAACTTGCTAAGGAGGAAGCTGAAAGGGAAAGAATCGCTGAAGAGCAAAGGCGGATAGAAGCAGACAAAGCTGCAAAGGAAGAGGACAGATTGCATGCAAGGTTGGAGGTTGAAAGAAGGCAGGAAGCAGTGCTGCAGTTGATGAAAAATGCCGTAAAATCTAATGACGATGTATGGTATATTGAACCTAGTGAGTTTAAAGGCAATGACTTGGTCAGATTATATTACAATGGAAGCTCAGGTCCTCTTGAACATGCTAACGAAATATGGATTCATGGTGGGCACAACAATTGGAAGGATGGGTTATCAATTGTTGAAAGGCTTGTCAAATCTGCTTTGAAAGGTGGTGGTGCATGGTGGTATGCCGAAG TTGTTGTACCTGATCAAGCTCTTGTCCTGGATTGGGTCTTTGCTGATGGTCCACCTCAAAATGCAGTTGTGTATGATAACAACCATATGCAAGATTTCCATGCTATTGTCCCAATGGCTACACCTGATGCACAATATTGGGTTGAGGAAGAGGAACTTATATACCAAAAACTTCAGGAGGAGAGGAGGTTGAGAGAGGAAGCTATACATGCAAAG GCTGAAAAAACAGCACTAATGAAAGCCGAAACAAAGGAAAAAACTTTGAAAAGTTTTTTGCTATCACAAAAGCATATCGTCTTCACTGAGCCTCTTGATGTTCAAGCAGGGAGTACGGTGACCGTGTTTTATAACCCTTCAAACACAAATCTGAATGGAAAACCTGAGGTTTGGTTTAGAGGTTCATTTAATCGTTGGTCTCATCGTAATGGTCCATTGCCACCTCAGAGAATGTTGCCTGCAGAGAATGGCACACATGTCAAAGTCTCTG TTAAAGTTCCATTGGATGCATACATGATGGACTTTGTGTTCTCTGAGAGTGAACATGGTGGAGTTTTTGATAACAAATTTGGAATGGATTACCACATACCTGTTTTTGGTAGTATTGTGAAGGAACCTCCTTTGCATATCATTCATATTGCTGTTGAAATGGCCCCAATTGCAAAG GTTGGAGGCCTTGGTGATGTTGTTACTAGTCTATCCAGAGCTATTCAAGATTTAAATCACAATGTGGATATCATTCTTCCGAAGTATGACTGCATGAATCTTAGCAAT GTAAAGGACTTTCAATATCACAAAAACTATTTCTGGGGTGGGACTGAAATAAAAGTATGGCATGGAAAGGTCGAAGGCCTGTCTGTTTACTTTTTGGAGCCTCAGAATGG ATTCTTTTCGGTTGGCTGTGTATATGGTCGTGCAAATGATGCAGAGAGATTTGGTTTTTTCTGTCATGCCGCTCTTGAATTTCTACTCCAAAATGGATTTAATCCT GATATCATTCACTGCCATGACTGGTCAAGTGCTCCAGTTGCATGGCTATTTAAAGAACAGTATACACACTATGGTCTTAGTAAGGCTCGAGCAGTCTTTACAATTCATAATCTTGAATTTGGAGCCGCTTTAATTGCAAGAGCTATGGCATTTGCAGACAAAGCTACAACT GTCTCCCCCACTTATTCAAGGGAGGTTGCTGGGAATCATGCAATTGCTCCTTATCTTTACAAGTTTCATGGCATAATAAACGGAGTCGACCCTGATATATGGGATCCATATAATGATAACTTCATTCCT GTACCATACACATCAGAAAATGTCGTTGAAGGAAAAAGAGCTTCCAAAGAAGCCTTGCAACAAAGGCTTGGTTTAAAAACAGCCGATCTTCCTTTAGTAGGAGTTATTACTCGATTGACTCATCAAAAAGGGATCCATCTCATCAAGCATGCCATATGGCGTACCCTAGAACGCGGCGGACAG GTTGTATTACTTGGCTCGGCTCCTGATCCCCGTATCCAAAATGATTTTGTGCAACTGGCAAATCAATTGCATTCCTCTCATTATTGTGATAGGGCTAGACTTTGCCTTTCATATGATGAACCTCTTTCCCACTTG ATATATGCTGGTGCTGATTTCATTCTCGTTCCTTCAATATTTGAGCCATGTGGACTCACACAACTCACAGCAATGAGATACGGTTCAATACCTATTGTTCGAAAAACTGGAG GACTTTACGACACGGTATTCGACGTTGATCATGATAGGGATAGAGCACAAGCACAAGGTCTTGAGCCAAATGGATTCAGTTTTGATGGGGCTGATGCCGGAGGTGTTGATTATGCTCTTAATAG GGCAATATCCGCGTGGTATGATGGCCGTGAGTGGTTCAACACATTATGCAAGACAGTAATGGAGCAAGACTGGTCTTGGAACCGGCCTGCTCTCGACTATTTGGAGCTTTACCATGCAGCACGTAAGTTGGAATGA